DNA from Amycolatopsis sp. DSM 110486:
AGCCGGGCACGGCAACGGTTCCGCTGCGATCAGCCCGCGTAGGCTTCGCGGGCAAGCATCACCGCGAGCACGAGCCCGCCGATCGCGATCGCGATCCGCAGCGGGGTCGCGGGCAGGTACCGCACGAGGATCGAACCGAGCCAGGACCCCGCGACCGAACCCAGGCACACGGCGAGCGCCGCGGGCCAGAGCACGCGGCCGGTGAACGCGAAGACGGCCGCGGCGATCAGGTTCGCCGTGCCCGTGGCGATGTTCTTGGCCGCGTTCGTGCGGGCCAGCGGCTGCGTCCACACGGTGGTGAGCAGCGCCAGCATCAGCACGCCCGCCGCGGCACCGAAATAGCCGCCGTACACGCCGACCAGGAACGCCGCAGCGCCGGTGACCGGGCCGATGCCGTGGCGCTCCGCGCCTTCCGCCAACCGGCGCAACCGCGGACCCGCCAACAGGACCAGCGCCGCACCGCCGATCAGCCACGGGACCACCACGGTGAACGCGTCGGGCGGCGTCAGCAGCAGCACGAGCCCGCCGCAGCCACCGCCGGCCGTGGTGATCAGGCACAGCGGCAGCAGGCGGCGCCACTGCCCCGTCAGCTCAGGCCGCGCACCGGCGGCCGCGCCCGCGGTGGTGCCGAGCATCGCGACGGTGTTGGTCATGTTCGCGACCACCGGCGGCATCCCGGCGGCGAGCAGCGCGGGGTACGACACGAGCGAGGCCAGTCCCGCGGTGGCGCCGACGAGGCCGGCGCCCACTCCGGCGAGCAGCAAGAGGACGAACTCGCCCGCGTCGATGATCACGCCGGCAATCAGAACACGCGCTCCCGCGCCGCCGTATAGGTTGTTATACATGTCACTTCCGGCGGAACGGACACCGCCGAACGGACGCCCGGCAACAGGCGGACAGGCGAGTACGTTGAAGAGAAGGCAACCCGCCCGGTGCTCGGATTCGCATGGAGGACCGATGCGCGTCACGATCGCGGAGGTCGCCCGCCGAGCGCGGGTGAGCAAGACGACCGTGTCCCGGGTGCTCAACAACAAGTCCGACGTGGACGCCGCCACCGCTGTGCGCGTGCGTGAAGTCATCGCCGCGACGGGCTACATCCCGAGCGCCGGGGCCGTCGGTCTGGCGAAGGGCCGGACCCGGCTCGTCGGGGTGCTCGTGCCGGGACTCTCGCCGGCAGGCGTCGGCGAGGTGTTGCAGGGAGTGGCCGACGTCGTCGAGGAGAGTGACCACGGCCTGCTGCTGAGCACCGCCGCCCGGGGCGCGGACTCGCTCGAGCGCTTCACGCACCAGGTGCGGGCGCACGCGTTCGACGGGCTGCTGCTGCTCGACCCGCCACCCGCTGTCACGGACAACGACGCGCTGCGCGACGCCGACCTCCCGGTCGTGGTCGTCGATGGGGCGCGCTCGGCGTTCCCGTCCGTGACCGGCGACGACGCCGCGGGCGCCGCCGCGGTGGCCCGGCACTTCCTGGAGCGTGGCCGGCGCCGCGTCGCCGTGGTGACGGGTCCCGGCGAACACGCCGCCTCCCGGCTCGCCGGATTCCGGTCCGTACTCGAAGAAGCCGGTTCACCGCTCACCGGGAACGCCGTCACCGAGGCGGCTTCCACCGCGGGCAGCGGCCGCTCGGCCGTGCGGCGGCTCGTCGCCTCGGGCCACGGATTCGACGCCGTGTTCGCCTGTGACGACGTGGTGGCAGCCGGTGTCCTCACCGGACTGCGCGAAGCCGGCCGCACCGTGCCCGGAGACGTCGCCGTGGCCGGGTTCGGCGACCTGCCGCTCGCGGCGTTCACGCACCCGCCGCTCACGACCGTGCGCCGGCCCTCCCGGGCGCTCGGGGAAACGGCGGCGCGACGCCTGCTCGGCAAGCTGACCGGCGACACGCCTCTCGACGGCGTGACCGTGCTGCCGACCGAACTGGTGGTGCGGGAGTCGGCGCCCTGACACGGACGATCCGATGTGGACGGTTCAGCTGGCGAGGCCGGCGTGGCCGAACCCGGCGGGCAGCACAAGGCTGTGACCGGTGTGCTCGACCTTCGCCCGCAGGTACCGGACGTTGGTCTCCGTCGCGAACACGCCCGTGGGCACGCGGTCACGCACGTCGAGACCGTGGGCGGTCAGCTGCGCGGCCTTGTCGGGATTGTTCGACAGCAGGTCGAGCCGGCGCACGCCGAGCGCGGTGAGCATCTGCGCGGCGGCGGTGTAGTCGCGGGCGTCCTCGGGCAGGCCGAGCGCCGCGTTGGCCTCGTAGGTGTCGAGCCCGCCGTCCTGCAGCGCGTACGCGTCGAGCTTGTTGTACAGGCCGATGCCGCGGCCTTCCTGGCGCAGGTAGAGCAGGTAGCCGCCGGTCTCGGAAATCCGGGCGACCGACTCGCGCAGCTGCGGGCCGCAGTCGCAGCGGGCCGAGCCGAAGACGTCGCCGGTCAGGCACTCGGAGTGCATCCGCACGAGCGGCACCGGGCCCGGCTCGCCGAGCACGAACGCGAGGTGCTCCAGCCCGTCGGCGAGCCCGTGGAACGTCACGGCCTCCGAGTCGACGGAGAGGTCGTCGCCCAGCCGCAGCGGGATCCGCACCCGCGTACGCACCTCCGCCACCGTCGCCATCGGCTGCTCCGTTCTCCCAGGTGGTTCAAATTCGAACCACGACTTGATCGACCCTACAACATGGTTCAAATTCGAACAACCTGCGTTACCATGGGTGCATGGCCGACCCCCGATGGCTCACGGATCGCCAGCTGAAGACCTGGCAGGCCTTCCTGGCGGTGAGCTCGCAGCTCAACCGTCGCGTCGAACAGCAGCTTCGCGACGACGCGGGGCTTTCGCACCCACAGTACGAAGTTCTGGCGCGCCTCGCCGCCGCCGGCGGCGCCCTGCGCATGACGGAGCTGGCGGGCGCGGCTCTCACGTCCAAGAGCGGGCTGAGCTACCAGGTCGGCCAGCTGGAGAAGACCGGGCTCGTCGGGCGCCGCTCGTGTGAGTCCGACGACCGCGGCGTGATCGCCTTCCTCACCGATCTCGGCTGGTCACAGCTTCGCGAGGCCGCCTCCGGGCACGCCGCGCTCGTGGGCGAGCTGCTCGTCGACGCGCTCACGCCCGAGCAGTTCGGCGTGTTCAGCACCGCGCTCGACACCCTGGAGTCCCGGCTGCGTGGCGCCCAGCGGCCGCAGCGAACCGCCGTGTGACGCTCGGCACCCGGCACTACGAGCCGACTGTCCTCTGTGTCCAGTCGGGCACGCGCGGTTGCGGCACGGGTTCGGCGGTCAGCAAGGCCAGATCCGGCGGCACCAGCACCGCGGCGGCCAGCAACGCACCGAGCAACAGGTCGTCGCCGCTCGCCGGGTGGAACCGGGCCCGCACGCCGTCGAGGGCGGCCCGCACGCCCAGCGAGGTCCAGTCGCCGCCAGGGTCCAGCACCGCGAGCTGAGCCGCCGCCCGCTCCGGCGGCACCGGCCGTGGCTGCGCCTCCCAGCGCAGGAAGCTCTGGCCGACCACGGTGAGCGCCAGCCGTTCGCGCGTGTCGAGCACCCCGTGCGGCGCGGGTCGCCCGGCGGGCCTGCCGTCGGCGACGTGCACCTCCAGCACGTGCTCCCGCCCGCGCGAGCCGTGCACGAACAACGGCAGGTAGCCCGCCGGCAGCGCGACCGGCGCCGCGCCGGTGAACAGGAGCCGGGATTCCGGCAGCCGTAACGGGACCTTGCCCGTCGCCCGCACCCACCAGCGGTCGCGGTGGTGCTCCAGCACGCCATGGCGGCGGCTCACCCACCGGTCGTCCTCCCCGACCGGCACGGAAACCTCCGCGGTGTTGCGCCCGAACGTCACCGGACCCGGCGCCGACGGCGGCACCAGCACTCCCCCGGCGAGCCCGAGCACGACCAGCGTGCCGGGCGGTGACGCGAAGCCCCGCGCCAGGCTCGGATGCCCGGCGGG
Protein-coding regions in this window:
- a CDS encoding sulfite exporter TauE/SafE family protein, with protein sequence MIIDAGEFVLLLLAGVGAGLVGATAGLASLVSYPALLAAGMPPVVANMTNTVAMLGTTAGAAAGARPELTGQWRRLLPLCLITTAGGGCGGLVLLLTPPDAFTVVVPWLIGGAALVLLAGPRLRRLAEGAERHGIGPVTGAAAFLVGVYGGYFGAAAGVLMLALLTTVWTQPLARTNAAKNIATGTANLIAAAVFAFTGRVLWPAALAVCLGSVAGSWLGSILVRYLPATPLRIAIAIGGLVLAVMLAREAYAG
- a CDS encoding LacI family DNA-binding transcriptional regulator; its protein translation is MRVTIAEVARRARVSKTTVSRVLNNKSDVDAATAVRVREVIAATGYIPSAGAVGLAKGRTRLVGVLVPGLSPAGVGEVLQGVADVVEESDHGLLLSTAARGADSLERFTHQVRAHAFDGLLLLDPPPAVTDNDALRDADLPVVVVDGARSAFPSVTGDDAAGAAAVARHFLERGRRRVAVVTGPGEHAASRLAGFRSVLEEAGSPLTGNAVTEAASTAGSGRSAVRRLVASGHGFDAVFACDDVVAAGVLTGLREAGRTVPGDVAVAGFGDLPLAAFTHPPLTTVRRPSRALGETAARRLLGKLTGDTPLDGVTVLPTELVVRESAP
- the ribA gene encoding GTP cyclohydrolase II; the encoded protein is MATVAEVRTRVRIPLRLGDDLSVDSEAVTFHGLADGLEHLAFVLGEPGPVPLVRMHSECLTGDVFGSARCDCGPQLRESVARISETGGYLLYLRQEGRGIGLYNKLDAYALQDGGLDTYEANAALGLPEDARDYTAAAQMLTALGVRRLDLLSNNPDKAAQLTAHGLDVRDRVPTGVFATETNVRYLRAKVEHTGHSLVLPAGFGHAGLAS
- a CDS encoding MarR family winged helix-turn-helix transcriptional regulator; its protein translation is MADPRWLTDRQLKTWQAFLAVSSQLNRRVEQQLRDDAGLSHPQYEVLARLAAAGGALRMTELAGAALTSKSGLSYQVGQLEKTGLVGRRSCESDDRGVIAFLTDLGWSQLREAASGHAALVGELLVDALTPEQFGVFSTALDTLESRLRGAQRPQRTAV
- a CDS encoding FHA domain-containing protein, which codes for MRALPAGHPSLARGFASPPGTLVVLGLAGGVLVPPSAPGPVTFGRNTAEVSVPVGEDDRWVSRRHGVLEHHRDRWWVRATGKVPLRLPESRLLFTGAAPVALPAGYLPLFVHGSRGREHVLEVHVADGRPAGRPAPHGVLDTRERLALTVVGQSFLRWEAQPRPVPPERAAAQLAVLDPGGDWTSLGVRAALDGVRARFHPASGDDLLLGALLAAAVLVPPDLALLTAEPVPQPRVPDWTQRTVGS